GATAAATAAATTTTTCTGAACACCCCTGGTTCGGTATTCGATATTCCCACCCCTTCACAGCCGCATAAATGCGCGAAAATACGCCACACCTAAAGTAACAACTCTTTTTTGTAAGCCGATCCTTAAGTCTCCTCTGGTGGCTCCGATACAGAATGCAGAGCTAAAATTCTCTACGCCAGAACTTTATATGTTAAACCATTCCAGAAATAACCATGGGAGCATTTGGAGATCTTGCTCGAATTAACACCAACGTCCAGTCATTGGATGCCTTGAATCGCCTTTACAGGACCAACGGTTCATTGGGAATGCGGCAGCTACGTCTTTCGACAGGCAGCCGGATTAACCGAGCAGAAGACGATTCAGCAGGGTATTCGATTTCAAGAAAGCTTGAATCACGGTTACGTGGCCAGGCACAAGCACTCGCAAACATTGGTGATGCAAAGAGCATGCTAAACGTTGCTGAAGGAAGCCTTAATACAATTATGGACATCCTCGGCACAATGAAGGAAAAGATTATCCAGGGTGGCAATGACACACTGGGTAGCGAAGAGCGAACACTTATCAAGTCTCAGCTCAACGCACTGTCTACAGAGATCAATTCGATTATCAGTAGCACCCTTTTCATCAGCAGAAGCATCTTTACATCGTCTGCTTTGACGTTTATGGTAGGTCCTTCGAGTAACAACCTATTTACCGTTTCAGTTGGTGCGCTCGACGCTTCGAGCCTCGGAGTTGCATCAACAAGTCTGAACGTTTCATCCGCGGCTTCGGCAACGTCGTCACTGGGTGGGATAGATCGGTCGATCCAAACCATAGCCAGCCTGATGGCCGGCCTCGGAAATGCTCAGAAAGCTTTGTCTTTCAGAGAGGAAAATGTATCAACCCAGATCATCAGCAATGAATCAGCCAGAAGTCGAATTGCGGACGCCGATTTTGCCAAGGAGCAAATGGAAATCGCTAAGCTGCAGATCCTGCAGCAAACAGGGATTAGTGCGCTTGTCAATTCAAACCTGGCGCCCCAGGCAATCCTCGCACTCCTCCAGTAGGCAGCGAGTACGGGAATCAGCCTTACCTGATGTACTTAACCCTTTAAAACATAAAAGGCAGCACGCAAACGAATCTCGCAATGACCGTTGCGTGCTGCCACAGGCGGATAGTCCGCCGAGAAGATGAGTCCGGTTAGTGCTCGCACCACTTCCCAGACTCCTAACTCCTCAGCCAATAACCAACACAATCGGAGGAAGGATCATGGCATTCGGAGATTTAACACGCGTAAACACCAACATCCAGTCGATGCAATCGCTGTTAGAGTTGCAAAAATCTAACGCGGACCTAGGCTCGCGTCAGTTGCGCCTCGCAACGGGACGTCGCATAAATCGTGCCGAGGATGATTCAGCTGGTTTTTCCATCTCTATGAAACTCGAGTCTCGGGTTCGTGGACAGGCTCAGGCCCTTGCCAACATCGGTGATGCAAAGGCAATGTTGAGCGTCGCGGAGGGGGGCCTGACAACGATTCAGGAAATCCTCTTCACGATGAAAGAGAAGGTGATTCAGGGTGCAAACGACACGCTGGGCAGCTTCGAGCGTCGCCTCGTCGACAACCAGTTGAACGCACTCTCTACAGAGATCAATTCCATTATCAGCAGCTCTACGTTTAACGGCGTAACTGTGTTCTCATCTGGTGCTTTCAGCTTCCAGGTAGGCGCTTCTGATTCGGATACATTCGCAGTAACTGTTGGTGCCATTTCTACGGGCGCCCTCAGCGTAGGCTCAACCAGCCTGGACGTTTCGTCCTCTACTGCGGCGAATAATTCTCTTACGAACATCGACACCGCGATCAATACGATTGCCAGCACCCTGGGTACCCTTGGTGATAACCAGAAAGCTCTTACCTTCAAGGAAGAGAATCTGAACATCAACATGATCAACCAGGATGCAGCACGCAGCCGTATTCTCGACGCTGACTTTGCGAAAGAGCAGATCGAGATCGTTAAACTGCAGATCTTGCAGCAGACGGGTGTTGCGGCTATTTCACAGGCCAATCTCGCTCCACAGGTCGTACTGTCACTGCTCTAAACAAGCAGCGGACGTCCCTCTGGAACGGTTCTGGCGTACATGTTTTCATGGAAGGGGCGACCTGAAAAGCATAAAACCGCTCTCTGGATATTCCGGAGAGCGGTTTTTTTGTGGTGTTTGCGGCGGGTCGGACGTGCCGGCCGAGGGAATAATGTGCCCCTTTTTACGGGGCACGCACGCAGGTCAGGTATCCCTCATGAGGCGGTAGCCAGTTCATTTTCTGCATGCACAAAAGCAGCCTGCAGATGTGCGATATACTCTTTGACTTTTTCAGTGTCTGTCTCACCAGAAGCCAGCATGTCATCAAATATCTTTGCATGCTCGTTCATTCCTACCCCCCGGCATGCCCGGGCCAGGTGTTCAATCAATATGGGCGGATTGATCACAAACCGGATGTGACTGTCAGCACCATCATTGACGTTGTACGCCTGCAGCAACATCAACATGCCTTCCTGGATCGACCTGCTGCGCAGCAGCGCTACACCTGTGAGATAGTATCCCACGGGCTCTTTCGGATTGATCCGCAGCATTTCGTTGCAGTGGATAAGGGTTTGCGGCATGTCGTTTAACCTGAGACTGGTCTGCGCACCCAGCAAGCGGGTGTAAAACGCATTTTCCATCGTCAGGTTATCATAGTTGATTGTATTGAAGAGCTCAGCAGCCTCCTCGTTGCGGCGCATGATGTAATAGATGAGCCCCAGTTGGTATGCGTAGTACGCGCGGTATACTTCATCACGGGGGTTTTCGTACTCGTATTTCAGCAGATCGATGCGGGTCTGGTACTTCTTAACCATCTCCTCTTCAGACAACGCATAGCCGGTATGCACAATCTGTGCATCGAGCCTTACCACGTGCCGGCCCGTTTTCTCGGCATGGGCCATAATTGACTCCATCACCTGGTTATGCACACTGCCGTGGTACCTGATATCAGGATCATTACGCAGGATCCGTTCCTGCCAGAAAAGATCAGCGCTTACCACATTGCTATCACCCAGCAAGTTCTTTACAGGCAACAACAGCGCAGCTATATCCAGCAGGCCCAGGCTGTTTCGAATACGTTTCCAGGCCTCCGGATCTTCGATGTACTCGTCGCCATCCAAAATCAAAATGTAGTCGCACGTTGCATGAGCGAGGCTGTGATTGCGCGCAACAGCAAACGACCCCGGCCACTCGATTTCATCCAGTACATCAGCATATTGCCGTGCAATCTCGAGGGTTCGGTCTGTAGATCCTGTATCAACTACAACAATTTGATCTACATGAGGCCGTGCCAGAGACAGACATTTTTAGAGGTTGTCTTCCTCATTCTTAACGATCATACAAAGCGATAACGTAGGCGCTTTAGGACCATTGTGTGGCTCTTTTGATTGTTCTAACATCGCAGGTGTTTTTGAAAGCGTTACTAAAGTTGCCAGATTTAAGCACAGTGTGGCGCCTAACGGCTTTCGACGTTTAGAGATAAAGTGGTGCTAGGAAGCGCGTGCCGTGCTCATTTCACGTGTATGCTCGAGAGCAGCCTGATAAAAACGCTCGGCAGCAGATTCCTGATCGAAGGTGCGGCAAGCTTCAGCAGCCATGTAATACACCTGTGCACGATCTACATCGAAATCACCTGGCTCAACATCTTCATGGACACCGTCGATAAGCTCAGCAGCATAAATCAGCATCTCAGCTGCTGTACGAAAGTGGCCCTGGGCCCACATGGCCTGGCCGGCAAGGTGATGAATAAGGGGCTCATTCGAAGCCAGATCCAATGCTGCGTCTGCGTGATACAGCGCATCGTTGTAGCGCTCCTGCAGAATGCACAACTGCAACGCCAGTACACGAGCAGCCAGGGCATCATCCGGCTCGATTTCGTGCAGGGCCTCATAATCCAGAGATTCAAACAGGGTTTTTGCTTCCTCTAAATCTCCTGCTTCGAGGGTCTGCTGCGCCTGCTCAAATGCTCGGAGAACATCGTTTTCACGATCTTCCATGTCGTTCACCTTTTAAGTCAAAAGTTTGATTTTAATTCGCCCGTTAACCCGGGGCGCCCTGCCTGTCAGGAGACAGGATCAGGCATGCAGCATCCAGGAATGCCTAAAGCGTACCAAATCAAATGCGCCAGCATTATAACCTGACCCTCCCCACTGTCCACACCTAAAAGGATGCCTGTTTATGAACTACAGAAGGCATTTAAGGACGCCGTGATATAGACGATAGCATACACAGCGGTCGAGGCGCAGAATGCGTATTTAGAGTGGAAAAGCCGACCATGCATGGAAAATAGTTCCGAGCAAACCCGGCTTTCGGTTTGACCCTTTGCGTACGCACTTCTCCCGAAGCATTGACCTCAATCATCATCCATCATTAACGGCTATGTTTACAAACCAAGCTGCACAACAATATCAGCGTCAGGACGTGCTTTCTGCCTCTCCTTCTCAGCTGGTAACCAAACTCTATGACCTGGCTATTCGCGCTTGCAACAGCGAGGATCGCATCAAACTCAGAAAAGTCCTGATTGAGCTCATCTCATCCCTCAACTTCGAGGAAGGAGGTGACATAGCAATCCGACTTTCACAGATTTATGAGTTCTGTATGCGAGAAAGCGTATCAGGCGACTTGAACCAGATTACAGAAATGCTTAGCGATCTACGCGACACGTGGAAAGAAAGCATCCAGGTAGCCCAGCCTGCCTAGTTCAATGTCCAATAGCCCACATCTCCTTTCACCCCAATTTCTCGTTCACCGCAGGTATGATCTGCATTGTTCTTTGTGATACAACATACACCTCTGAACATTCAATGCCTCCGTGCCCCGGTTGCATGCCTGTATTTCCCAATTGACGAGATAAACCTAAACCCCTATACATCATGTTACTTGGTTCTTCTGCATCCGCTTTTAGAGAAAGCGATCCGTATGAAATCCTGATCCAGCAATTGCTGATCGTGGAAAGCCAGCCTCGTGTGACACTGGAGGACAGCAAGTTCAATCTTGAGCGCGACAAAAGTGTCTTGAATGACCTGGACAGTAGAGTATCTGCACTGGATTCTATTCTGGATTCGTTTCTTGATCCGCTTACACATCCGTTTAACAGCCGAACTGTTAACCTGAGCGACACAACAGGCTTTAGCGCCAAAGCATCAGACGATGCCGTTTTTGGCTCGCACTCTATACAGGTCGATCGCCTCGCATCTACAGATACCCGGCTTTCAGACCGCTACACAGCGGCCAACACGGATATCGTGACAGCCCTTGGCACCGGCACCAAGTCGTTCAGCATCAGTGTTTCCAATCCTACAGATGCCGACCCGGATAACCGTGAAACCATTGCTGTTTCGGTAGACATTTCCAACAGCGATGACGAAACTGTGCTGCAGGAAGTAGCTTCTGCTATCAATGCCGCGATGAACAGCGCTTACGACGCTGAAACCATCGAAGGTGACAGCCGCGCTACCGCTTCGGTTGTTAAAGAGACCTCAGATTCAGCAAGGATCTCAATCCGCGCCGGCGATACCGGTTATACCAGCCGGATTAACTTCGAGTCGGATACCGATGGCCTCCTCTCATACCTCGGCGTAAGCAATGCAAGCGTGGTTTCGGGCGCCAGTGGTGGCCAGGCTGCTTTTGTTGGCACCAGCGAAGACACCTCGGATCTCACAAGCCAATTCGACCTCAATGGCCTGACCTTATACAGAAACTCCAATTCTGTTAACGATGCCATTACTGGCGTAACCCTTACGCTCAACGAAACCATGACGTCGCCGATAGATTTCAGCGTCGTTTCTGATTCGAGCAGCATCGAGGCAGATGTCCAGGACTTCATTGACAAATACAACGACATCCTCAGCCACATCAAAACCCGGGCTGTGATTGATGGCGAAACAGGCGAGCGCGGTACGTTTGCCGGCGACACAACGTTCACCTCGCTACGCTTCAACATGCGTACTGACGTGATCCAGGAAGTCAGCGGACAGCCTAATGATGCGCCATCCCAAATTACCGATATCGGGATCGAGGTAAGCTCTGATGGCTCTTTACGGCTCGACGATGCAGATGCCCTGATTCAGGCTATTGAAGCTGACCCAGAGAATGTGCGCACACTTTTTGCAGGTACCGATGGCGTTGCCACGCGACTTAGCAACCGCATTTCCGATTATCTTGGCTTTGGCGGATTTATCCAGTCTCGCGAAGAGAATATCGATACACGCATCCGTACGCTGGATGGCCGTATTACACGCTTCGACGAAAGCCTCTCCCGCAGAGAGGAACAACTTAGAGGCGAATTTGCCCGGTTGCAGGAAGCGATTACCTTATTTGAAGGTCAGCAGGCAAGCCTTTTCGCATTCGGTTAATAGTACACGCACTGGTTTCTAAATTTCTTACAAACCAGTTCCGCCTACATACTGAAGAGGCTACACGGGCAACCCGTTCTTCTCTTTCTCAAAAGACCATAGATCACCAGTTGATCTGTGGTCTTTGCATTTCAGCCGGCCAGACTTGCACGCGCAGCACACCGGCAAATTGCCACACAAATTCCGGCAATCGAAACCAGCCAATCTAAACCAGCCAATCAACCTGTTATGGACAATACGCTCAAAGCCCTGTATGACCTGGGCGAAAAAATGCAGGAAGCCCTCGACGCAGACGATCTTGGTGCTTTTTACAAACTGGTCGACCAACGCGAAAATATAGTAAAGCAACTGCGGCCTGAAAAAGAAAAGGGGCTTTCGCCGGAAGATACAGCGACCCTTGAGACACAATTTCACGCCATCATGGGCGCGCTTAACAGCAAAGAGATGCAAATGATAGAGCAGCTGCAGCAACTCGACAAATTCAGAAAAGCCGACCGATCATATAACACGTCAGCGCAGCATCGCAGGTTCATTAACGACAAGCTTACCGGCTAGCCTGCTTTACGCAATAATTACCCCTGCAAAGGGCCTCCATGGGCCGGCCGGTAAAAGCAACTCCTTAATGCAGTGGCTGTTTACGCACCAATCAGGTCTTCATAGTATCTGGAAAGACGCAGC
The genomic region above belongs to Bacteroidota bacterium and contains:
- a CDS encoding flagellin, with the translated sequence MGAFGDLARINTNVQSLDALNRLYRTNGSLGMRQLRLSTGSRINRAEDDSAGYSISRKLESRLRGQAQALANIGDAKSMLNVAEGSLNTIMDILGTMKEKIIQGGNDTLGSEERTLIKSQLNALSTEINSIISSTLFISRSIFTSSALTFMVGPSSNNLFTVSVGALDASSLGVASTSLNVSSAASATSSLGGIDRSIQTIASLMAGLGNAQKALSFREENVSTQIISNESARSRIADADFAKEQMEIAKLQILQQTGISALVNSNLAPQAILALLQ
- a CDS encoding flagellin, translating into MAFGDLTRVNTNIQSMQSLLELQKSNADLGSRQLRLATGRRINRAEDDSAGFSISMKLESRVRGQAQALANIGDAKAMLSVAEGGLTTIQEILFTMKEKVIQGANDTLGSFERRLVDNQLNALSTEINSIISSSTFNGVTVFSSGAFSFQVGASDSDTFAVTVGAISTGALSVGSTSLDVSSSTAANNSLTNIDTAINTIASTLGTLGDNQKALTFKEENLNINMINQDAARSRILDADFAKEQIEIVKLQILQQTGVAAISQANLAPQVVLSLL
- a CDS encoding glycosyltransferase: MSLARPHVDQIVVVDTGSTDRTLEIARQYADVLDEIEWPGSFAVARNHSLAHATCDYILILDGDEYIEDPEAWKRIRNSLGLLDIAALLLPVKNLLGDSNVVSADLFWQERILRNDPDIRYHGSVHNQVMESIMAHAEKTGRHVVRLDAQIVHTGYALSEEEMVKKYQTRIDLLKYEYENPRDEVYRAYYAYQLGLIYYIMRRNEEAAELFNTINYDNLTMENAFYTRLLGAQTSLRLNDMPQTLIHCNEMLRINPKEPVGYYLTGVALLRSRSIQEGMLMLLQAYNVNDGADSHIRFVINPPILIEHLARACRGVGMNEHAKIFDDMLASGETDTEKVKEYIAHLQAAFVHAENELATAS
- a CDS encoding flagellar export chaperone FliS, with amino-acid sequence MFTNQAAQQYQRQDVLSASPSQLVTKLYDLAIRACNSEDRIKLRKVLIELISSLNFEEGGDIAIRLSQIYEFCMRESVSGDLNQITEMLSDLRDTWKESIQVAQPA
- the fliD gene encoding flagellar filament capping protein FliD, translated to MLLGSSASAFRESDPYEILIQQLLIVESQPRVTLEDSKFNLERDKSVLNDLDSRVSALDSILDSFLDPLTHPFNSRTVNLSDTTGFSAKASDDAVFGSHSIQVDRLASTDTRLSDRYTAANTDIVTALGTGTKSFSISVSNPTDADPDNRETIAVSVDISNSDDETVLQEVASAINAAMNSAYDAETIEGDSRATASVVKETSDSARISIRAGDTGYTSRINFESDTDGLLSYLGVSNASVVSGASGGQAAFVGTSEDTSDLTSQFDLNGLTLYRNSNSVNDAITGVTLTLNETMTSPIDFSVVSDSSSIEADVQDFIDKYNDILSHIKTRAVIDGETGERGTFAGDTTFTSLRFNMRTDVIQEVSGQPNDAPSQITDIGIEVSSDGSLRLDDADALIQAIEADPENVRTLFAGTDGVATRLSNRISDYLGFGGFIQSREENIDTRIRTLDGRITRFDESLSRREEQLRGEFARLQEAITLFEGQQASLFAFG